In the genome of Acidobacteriota bacterium, one region contains:
- a CDS encoding STAS domain-containing protein, whose protein sequence is MPEPFSIQRSPEGNVVVLALEGFLDAHTAPNFEAAVQEEVNAGRLQLLVDVSKLTYISSAGLGVFMGFVEEVREQGGDIKICGAEPKVHEVFELLGFHHLFELLDDRAQGLSRFAAHSES, encoded by the coding sequence ATGCCCGAGCCCTTCTCCATCCAACGCTCCCCCGAGGGCAATGTCGTCGTCCTCGCCCTGGAGGGCTTCCTCGACGCCCACACCGCCCCGAACTTCGAGGCGGCGGTGCAGGAAGAGGTGAACGCCGGGCGGCTCCAATTGCTGGTGGATGTCTCGAAGCTGACCTACATCTCTTCCGCCGGCCTCGGCGTGTTCATGGGCTTCGTCGAGGAAGTGCGGGAGCAAGGCGGAGACATCAAAATCTGCGGCGCCGAGCCGAAGGTCCACGAGGTCTTCGAGCTCCTCGGCTTCCATCACCTTTTCGAGCTGCTGGACGATCGGGCCCAAGGCCTGTCCCGTTTCGCCGCCCACTCCGAGAGTTGA
- a CDS encoding ATP-binding protein produces MAILEQKFSLQVPSSTRNLVMIREFVNRVAEQAGLGDSERRQLELAVDEACSNVIEHAYGYDQRQEVTVRATFDNDSVRIAVVDEGTGFDPKQVAQEDLESLVEQRKTGGLGMRLMRSLMDEVRYEIGPGRKNELHMVKRLHREGS; encoded by the coding sequence ATGGCGATCCTGGAACAGAAATTCAGTCTGCAAGTGCCCTCCTCTACCCGCAATCTCGTGATGATTCGTGAATTCGTCAATCGTGTGGCGGAACAAGCGGGGCTCGGGGATTCGGAGCGGCGTCAGCTGGAGCTGGCGGTGGACGAGGCCTGCAGCAACGTCATCGAGCACGCTTACGGCTACGACCAGCGCCAGGAAGTGACGGTGCGGGCCACCTTCGACAACGACTCCGTGCGCATCGCCGTGGTGGACGAAGGCACCGGCTTCGATCCCAAGCAGGTCGCCCAAGAAGATCTGGAGAGCCTGGTGGAACAGCGCAAGACCGGCGGCCTGGGCATGCGCTTGATGCGCTCGCTGATGGACGAGGTGCGCTACGAGATCGGCCCCGGGCGCAAGAACGAGCTGCACATGGTCAAACGGCTGCACCGGGAGGGTTCGTGA